The Ziziphus jujuba cultivar Dongzao chromosome 1, ASM3175591v1 genome segment cccccccccccccccctctctctctctctctcattgtGTTAAGATTAACACTGGTGCAGCCTTAAAAGATGGAGTCAGTGTGGTGGGAGCTGTGGCCAGAAATCATTTGGGGGCAATCCTAAGAATTAGAGCAAATGTTTTCCACTCGAATATTCCTGAGCTAGCTGAGGCTTTTGGTGTGCTTCAGGGTATCAAAATGGCAAAAGAAGAGGGATGGTCAAGAATTTGGTGTGAATCGGATGTAAAAACCTCAACAATTCTCCAAATCTCAAGGAGACTCAAGATTGTCATTGGTCAACGACAGGAATTCTTCAAGAAATTTGGTAGATGATGAGTAACTTCCAGGAAATTTGCTTCTCTTGGATTCCCCGGCAGGCTAACTTCTTAGTGCATGAAATTACCAGTTGGTGTCTCCAAAATAGTTGCTACAGTGTTGTTAGTCTGAATCatcttccccctttttttttgggatattgtGAGCCAAGAAGGTGGGTGTGCGAATACCACACCTTCGGATGCTTTTTTGTAACCCAGGAGTGTGATTTTGTGCCCACATCCTTTGCAGTTGTTTTCTGTAggttttttggtttataaaacatCGTTtctcagcaaaatatatatatatatatatatacagtgcgTCTACAATGCGAGAAGACCGCACCCTACCCATCCGGACCAAAAACGTGATTTCACTCTTGACCGTTCGATTAAATTCAACGGTGAGATCAAAATCACAAATTTCCTCTCAAAAATTCATTCCCACGTGCTGAGAACATCTTCTTCAGCCTTCCCTTCCCTTCCTTTTCTGCTACCACCATTCCACCTTTCTTTATTTCCTCttctcctttgtctcctctatctttttttttttttttccatttttcttaaataaaatctTAGCGACGTCCTAGACCTTCCGAAACCCATCGCCCAAGATTCCGAAACCCACCGTCCAAGATCCCAAAACGGGGCCACCGCCCTGACACAATCCCAAATCCAATCCATtgccatattttatttttaaacaaagacAAAGAAGACAGAGGAGAAGAGGTAATGAAGAAAGGTGGAACGGTGGAAGCAGAGGAAAAGAGAAagggaagggaaggaaaggatgTGGGAGGGAAAAATTTCAGGTATTCCTGGAGTGTGGAGTACTTAGAACTCAGGATTCTTTAAATGAAATGTGTATTATCTTTTTCCAAGTAATAAAAGCCTTGTTATTCCATTTTTGGGTTGTAAAGCAAAATCAACGTTGCTGAGCAGACGGAGAACCAAATCCAAAAATTGttttgcaaataattttttttcctcttaaataaaaaattagaaatctaAAACCACCAACATCTTATGGAAGTTGGTTTCTTTTTGCAATGGAGAATTAagtatgattttatattttaaaaaaagaaaaaaaaaacttaaatctcATGATCAATAAAGGTCCAagaccaaatatttatttttatttatttatttttttggtaaaatacatgaccaaatattatattacttttCCATTGAAGAATGAGTTATTTGGTCCATTTTGCCATTATTGAAGGATTGAAGAACTGAGTGAGATCTGgttgttggtttttattttatttttatttataaattggtATTCTAAAATTTGGTAATTGGAAAATGACGAGGTGAGATGAGGGACTACAAAGCGATTTGATAATAGTATGGGGATCCTAATTTCTGAGTGGAGTGATTTGAGGCTGATAGCAACAAAGGTCTGGGCGGTGGGTTTTGGAAGGTCTGGAACGTCgcccaaattttatttaaggaaaaaaaaaaaaaaaaaagagatagaggagaagaggaaataAAGAAAGGTCGAATGGTGGTagcagaagaagaagggaagggaaGGCTGTAGAAGATGTTTTCAGCACGTGGGAATGAATCTTTAGGAGgaaatttatgattttgatttgtaCCGTTAAATTTAATCGAAcggtcaaaaataaaattatatttttgatccGGATAGATAGAATGAGGTCTTCCCGCATTATAAAtgcactgtatatatatatatatgtataaatattattattttttatttatatttaattacaattattgttttaaaaattgatttattatattaacattttaactaattaaataatatataaatataatcaataatttgataaattaaatatgtcaatAACATTACTCTTCAAATTTCAGACTAACAAACAAAttgtaaaattcaataaaaatttgatttcttatattaacattttaacttattaactaatatatataatcaataatttgataaattaaatatgtctATAACATTACTCTTTGTATTTCACACTAAGAAATTGTAAAATTCAATAAGatttaggaaaataaatattatacatgGTAAATTTTATTCATGGAAGATATTGGGAGAAGAAATTTCGTTTTTCAAACTaaagtaataaatttaataaattttgtgaTTATCTACAAAATTATCCCAGTCAACcaaattttatacaaattaagtagattaataataaagataaataaaatataaagagtcaggttttctttaatatttgttCAGTGGGCCTCACACAAAACCAACAGCCCAAATGCTGCTCTTCCGTCAAATTCAAAAGAACATCAAACAGCAACCGTCGATTCAGTACGTACAATCTCAGTTAAAATCTCAGCCGTCCATTCAAATCATGTCTCGAACTTCCCCCCACAGGGCTGACAGGAGCATCCGACGTGGCATTCAACTGCATTTTAAATCCGGGTTTCAAGTCCGGGCCATATAAAATCTGCAAAGCTTTCTGGGgtgtaaaaaatataattattaaaaaataaaacgaataaaccaagagagagagagagaaaaaaaaaaaaaaaaacacaaaagaagTCGAAGCCAAATGTTAGAGAGAGAGACACTGAGAGAGTGGGACTCGAAGACTTTCTCTTTCAAGCTCCAAATCACCGAGAAATTCATACCTTTCGAATCTCCGTTAGTTTCAATTTCGTAAGCTTTATATTTAGAATATGTATTATggatatttatgtatatttttcagcaaatttttttttttttgtttaattgtttcGTATTTTATCTGTTTTGGTGGAATTTGAAGTTTTGGGTTATGTGAATGGGAGAATTGTTTGGTTTCGTAGATTAGGGTTTCGTACTAATTATTGGGAAAAGCTGGAGAAAGTTTGGATTTTTCGTTGGATTTTAAGTGTTTCATGCGCAAAATGTGGGTAGCGAAGAgtgatttgtaattttgaaattgTGGCAAAAGCTGTGCTTGATGtaagttttggttttttggggcTTGGTCGAGCTGAAATTTACATTAGGAATGGAAACTGAAGCGTTATGAGGATTAAAATTTCAACTTTAGTTCGTTTTGTTTTCCCTTGGTTTATCTTATTAGCAAGCCTCACGGATGGTTTCTTGTGTtacttatgaaaattttgatttttgttctctctctctctctctctctctctcgctctctcttaGTTTCGAGGTTTTCGAAAGGGACTGATTTCGTGTAGatcttgttaattttttcacTCTGTGTAGATACATACATGGTATGCAATTATATATTCTGATGTATATTCTTTTTTAGGTCTTTCTTGCAAATTTCGTCTTTCCGTTTCCTCGAAATGTTACTGTTTGTAGAATTTAGATTGCTTCAGATTATTGTAGCGGTGTCCACAtagattttttatgtttttaaatattgtCTTCAAACTTATGAACTTAGAACTTCAGCTCTGTTAGGTCAGAAGAAGATTAGTTTTCTGAAAGTCCTTTTTCGTTCTGAAATGTTTTATATCTGCTTTGgataatatgtaataaatagGAACTATTTGTATATATGATCTGGTTTGATTACTCTCTAGAGAAACATTTTGAAGGAATAGATACTGCATGACTGATTGGACCGATATTATTTGATTTGTCATTCTCATAGGGAACTATTaaaatttgctttcttttttttttttttttttttttttttttgataatttcaatTTGGATGGGGGGAGCATAGCATTTTTAGCCGAAATAATTTAGTTCTTACCCAACATTTCTATCTCTTGTAATCATTGTTgcagccttttcttattttagtttgTAAACTTCATTTAATTTAGTTCTTACCCAACATTTCTATCTCTTGTAATCATTGTTgcagccttttcttattttagtttgTAAACTTCATTTAATTAGTTCTTACCCAACATTTCTATCTCTTGTAATCATTGTTgcagccttttcttattttagtttgTAAACTTCATTTAATTTAGTTCTTACCCAACATTTCTATCTCTTGTAATCATTGTTgcagccttttcttattttagtttgTAAACTTCATTTAGTGGAGGGGGGAAGTGACCAATTCTGGTTGAGCTGTTAATTTGAGATTACTTGATAATGGGTGAGGAAGATGCTGCAACTAAAACTGCTGAGACAGTGGCAAATGGGACTGCTCCACAAGAGAAAGTTTGTGAAGCAGTAAGTGAGaacagaaaagaagaaaataatgggCTAAAAGAAATGGAAGTAGATAAGAAACATGATGAAAATGCTGAACCTGATATAATGGATGAAGACACCAAGGTGAAGAAAAGTAAGGATGAAACACTTAAAGAAGGAACAGAAGAACCCAAAGCCGAACCAATAGAAAAAGAAACTGGTAgaaatgagaaaaatattgaaGTAAAAGAAGTGGCAAAAGAGAAGATTGATGGACCGAAGGAGGAAGAAGTGAAAAAAGATGATGAAGAATTGAAAAAAGATGAGGAGGAAGAGGAGAAAAAAGGCGAAGAGGAAGTAAGGAAGAAAGATGATGATAAGGAAGAGGAGAAAATAAATGAGGAGGAAGAGgagaaaataaataaggaggaagaggaaaagaaagatgAGGAGGAAGAGGAGAAGAAAGATGAAGAGGAAGATGAGAAGAATGGTGAGGAGGAAGAAGAGGCTAAGGAGAAGAAAGGGTCAAAGAAGCGTGGAAAAGGGAAGAGTGTGGAAAGAAGTAGAAAGAAGAGGAAGGAATTGGAATTGAAAAAGGAGCCAGAGGCAAGGACTCCTCTGACAGATCGCCCTGTTCGAGAGCGCAAATCAGTTGAAAGGCTGGTGGCATCCATTGAAAAAGAAGCTGTCAAGGAATTCCATATTGAGAAGGTGCtctctttcatttatttatttatttattaggtgctctctttcatttatttatttatttattagtccTGCAACTGCAagaatttattatgtgtttCTTGAGGATTATTTACTTTTAAacatttaacttttaattttccttCGACATTTCAGGGTAGGGGTACACCATTGAAAGATATACCTAATGGTATGTTCCTTCTTTTTATGGatctatttattcaataatgAGTAATTTGATAACCTAATTACATATGCTTTTCAAATGCTTGTCCATTACTTCagctgtgattttttttttttccccttcccaATAATGAAGTTGTTAAATATGCTGTGGAAGCACGAGAACTTAAAATACCCAATTTTCATTAGGAAGACATGTTCTTAATTTCTGGAAATGGTGAAGCCAGCATTTGAACGTTttctagttttttaaaaatgttttaccATTGCTTGTTTCATAAGTTGAGCGCTGTCAAcctttgtaaattttggtgtacctttcaattttgatttttgagtgGTGCCATATGATTTTtccttatatataatttcaattttgttataACGGTTGATAATATATTGTtctttaatagatttaaaataaattttccttttaatcTTGAAGTTCTTTTTCCTCTTATTCTTGGTATCATAATAGAAGCTCATACAACCCTTGCAAGCGATATGATTATGGATTGATTATTTGTTGAAGATTTGGGTCTTGCCTTTCTTGTGCTTTTGTTTTACAAGCATTCAATATGCCATTCTTTTATGGAGTGATAAATACATTAGTATTGTATTGAATGTGTTCCCTAGCAACATTTCACACAAATTTTCTATAAGAGACgatattaattaaagaaaacaagCATTACAAGGCAAAAATGGTGGACTAGCTGTCTAATTGAATGCACCAAGCATAAAAGGCAATAATAGAACTagagaaaacccaaataacCTAAGGAAACACTTTTCTAATTCCTTTGAATATACTGTCTAGAATTCCTTCTAAATCTGTTGTGAGATTGATGCCAAAAAGAAGttgaattattattcttattttttttttttttttgtaaagtatATCAGCatcctctttcttttcttcaaaagTTCTACCACTAATTGCAGTCTATTCCTCAAAAAGTAAGGCCATTACAATGCATATACATAATCTTTTCTCCTTTCTGTCCTaagtcaaggaaaaaaaaaagaaaggggtaGACTAATTGTGGTATAAGACAACCCGAATTGTCTTACAAAGTATTACCCTCCATAGCTTAACCACCATTTCTTGGTGCAAACCGAAGGATTTATGTGTTAACGATTCTTCTTGCAAATCAAACTCCAATGAGGAGATATGCATACCTAATCGATAGTGACATTGTAATTATTTGTACATTCACCATTGTTCTGCTACTGTGATAGGAACTGCTGCCACATGGTTTTGTAGAATCAAGGGTTGTGTAGGTTGGGGCATGAGAGTTATTGCCGGATTTAGTTCATATCTGAGACCCTACCATTAGAATTTTAGAATTTGACATGTGGAGTGTATCCAGAGATAAAAAGGTTCTGCTTTTGAGCTATAGCCTCTTGCCTTTTACAGTGATCATCATTGTTTGGACTTTGAGGATGGCATCATTTTCTCACCTTCAGAGATGACAATAGGTGAATTGTAAATCTGTTTTCAGTCACTGGTGTTAGAACTTTGATAAAGGGTATAAATGTAGGTATATGCATATGCATATGTGTGTCTATGCACACTTGTTTGGGGAAGCATAATATCAAAGAAATGGTGATCTATGATAATTTTGGTACTTCTATTggaagcaaaataaatatgagTTTCGGATAGCAGATGTGGCTTTCAGAGGGACTGTGTTGTTATTTAATACCTGGAATACTGATTACCACATATTCGGTTGAGGTCCATTTCTGGGAAGCATCTAGTGAAATTTCTGGGTACGGATTATTGTCAAGAGATTGGGAGTCCATAACTGGATTTGGAATTTAGGTGATCAAGTAAGATCTTGGATTTATTACACGCTGATGGTAGGCCTTGTAATTTTGCCCGTAATTTTTTGTTGTTAAAGGACtgtaattttgatttcttttatgttttttccccctcttaAATGCTAGATCTATAAGAATTGTTAGGTTTTATTGGAATCTATATACTTGACATATCTGGTGATGGATTTATGAGCTAAGCTGAACTATGATTAAAATCCATGACCTCTGAGTATCTTTTCTGCTGCAGTGGCTTTCAAGTTATCTAGAAGGAAATTGGATGACACCTTCAAACTACTTCATACAATTCTGTTTGGAAGGAGAGGAAaggtatttattttgttttaacttcttttatttcttcctgttatttattttactttctgCCACCCTTGGTCAGCAAGAATGATGTGTTGAAAAGCCAGAAACATACTGCTCGGGAACTGAATTGATTAAATGCTTTGGGATTTCCTAGATATTGTAATTTAGTATCTCAATCTTGCTTCTATTTGACTTTCCTTTAATCCTGCAGGCATTTCAGGTCAAGAGTAATATATCCCGGTTTTCAGGTTTTGTATGGCGTGAAAATAACGAGgtatgaaagaaaataattgatCTTTCTGTTTATAGCATATTGAAGTGCACAAATGTGAATCTTTATCTCTTCAgattttcatcattttcatgTTGTCTTGCAGGAGAAGCAAAAGATTAAAGTTAAAGAAAAACTTGACAAATGTAACAAAGAGAAACTGTTGGAATTCTGTGACGTGCTTGACATATCCATTGCCAAGACAACTACTCGGAAGGTATGGTAACTTACTATTACTGCTGCATGTTTCTCTTGAATCTGCCTTTGACCATATGAGTTGGCATTTTgtggtaattttatttttgaaatggcAATTTTTGATGATTGGTCCACAAGTTTTCATGCAAACCACTTGAATTGGAGATCATTGATTGAAGTATAATTCTTATATACATGCAAAAAATGAAGCATAATCTAGTGTCTCTGAGTGGACAAATCTATACATTAGAAAGTTCAACTGATGTGTCATTTCATAaggaattgatttttaaaagctGATAGGTATTCAGAATGAATTTGCAGCCTAAATTGATTACACTTTTCTTGAGTTGGAAGAAGTTGCTATAATGAGGTGTAATGCTTATGCAGGAGGATATTGTTACAAAACTTCTAGACTTTTTGGTGGCCCCTCATGCTACAACTGATGTGCTACTTGCAGAGAAAGAGAAGGTTTGTCAATCTTGTTGCAAAATATGTTATTTGTTTTCTTGCTGACTTGCTGTCATGTCTTAAGTTTTTGTATCTGTTTATCAGTCGAGCAAGGGCAAAAAGCGGAAGAGAATGACAAAAGGAAATTCAACTTCATCTGAGGGAACGACAAAAAAACGCTCTGCCAAGGTGTCATTTTCTATCTTGTTAGAGTCATTAAATAATGTTACCTAAGCAGTAGTGTTAAAATCACTAAAATAGTTCCTTCATGTAATCGTACTGTCACAGAAGAAGATTGTGTGACCCAACTTTGTGACTTACTGaggtttttaaatatttgtatactttttttttttttttttttcgcatgCCCATCTTGCtacttgttgaaagaaaaattcctCTGtctatctctttttttcttatgaGAGTCTttactccatttttttttttttttgggcttcttCTTCTGGCAATTTTCTAGAATCGGAGAAAGAATGGGGATGCTTCAAAAGCAGATGAGAAAAAGAATGCACCTGATACAGAAGACGAGtcagaagaagatgaagaagaagagaaagaagaacaagaagaacaagaacatgaagaagaagaaaatgtagagGAAACTGAAAATGGTATTACGGAAAAATCTGAGGACGAGATGCCTGAGCATTCTGAAAGCGAGGATAAAAGTGATTCAGAAGAAGAATCTGAAGAAGAGgtagagaaaaacaaaagaagttcAAAAACATCATCTAGAAGGAAAGTATCTGCTGGAAAAGccaaaaccaagaaaaacactGTTTCAAATAAATCCAGTCCACCACCTAAAAAGACACCAAAGAGACCTTCGACAAAACGAACTAAGGTTGATGATGACAGTGATTCAAGCCCAAAGGTATTctcaaggaagaagaaaaatgaaaaagtgaCTAAGGCCTCTACTCCGAGAAAATCTGCCTCCAAGGAGAAAACTGGTATAGAATGGAACCTCTAGCCTTTCTTCTTCGTCTCAGTATTATtacttgaatttgaatttgcttGTGAATGATTTGCTGTAAATTTAACttatttggaatattggtgAAGCGGTAATCTATATGGTCacgattttataaaatttgattgtgtttttcttttggtaaatagAACAAGGAAATAGGAGCTTTGCATTGATTACATAATCATGAATTTTTGCTCCAATATTCAAAACTTAATTCTTCAAGAAACTTTTGGTAAGTAGAACAAGGAAATAGGAGATTTTGTATTGATTATGTAATCAAGAATTTTTACTCCAATATCCAAAACTTAGTTCTTCAAGAAAGTCTTTGTTGTTGAAAGGGAAAAGAGTTGCTAAACAGAAGGAGAAGAGCAAAGAGCAGGGTCCAACTGATGATAAGTTGAGAGAAGCAATATGTGAAATTCTTAAAGAAGTCGACTTCAATACGGTAAGCCACAGATGTTAGTACTGCCTATATGTGTTGTAATAGCATATGTCTAGGATAATTGACAGATATGGCCTTTTGCTTATTTGATGTTCTATTGCTATGGTATTGTTCCCTTTGATTGCTTAATTGGGCTACCATAAACTCTTCCAATTGTGCCCCAGTGTGTAGATTACTATTAGGATTGCATCACTTAGGTTCATGTTGAATTTACACCTTGACACCCTTGAACAAATGTTCTCATAAAGATAGATGCACATATGCAAGCATGCCATTACATGTGGTTTGATGAACTCATCTTTTTCCTATAGGTTTTGTTCATATGCTTTTTTCTATAATTGCTAATAAATATTGTTGTATCTTGTCTAATGGTTGTACCCTTGTACCTACATTAAGAATTAGCATGCAATTTATAAGAAAAACTTGGTGATAAATAAGGATGACGCATTCACCATATTTGCTGTGAAGTGATATTTCCGAATATAGTATACTGCCTGTAGAAACACTTAAAATTTGGTTGGTAAAAGGTATTGATTCTTGCATAGTTTCATTGTCATTGTTGAGAATACAGTGATAGAGTTGAGAAGGAAATTTGTTAGTATTGGGTGGCTGTTATGGTACTGCTATCCCTATTTGGTAATTCATCTCATAAATCAGACTGGAAGTAGCTGAAGCCGTGATAATTTGTGTTGGTCTTATAATTGCATGGACTTTGTTGTCCCAGCAGAAGTTGATCCcttcttttttcgtttttgttttggcAGGCTACTTTCACCGACATTCTGAAGCAACTAGGTATGCACTCGTTTTATATTCttgatgttttttcttttttataatcttGAATTGGATGATATTGAATAGTCTCATTTTGGCCTAATGTTCTGAATCATACTCTTCTAGATGAAATTCTTTAATCAAATATCCACGCTTTATTCGTTCAGCTGTATTATGTAAATGGATGACATCAACAGCTCATTTGTTTGTTTTCCATTGACTTAGTTTTAGATTTTGAATTGTAAAATGGACAGTGGATCACAACGCAGTTCTACATTAGTAACTATCGTTGCTGATTATAAAGATATGATGGGTTCTTTCTCCTTGGACTGAGAACCTTGAGACTCATTTATTTGAATGCAATACAGATCTTAGTATTGTCGTCCTCACACTTAATGTTTTCCAATTTTCAGCTCAGCAATTTGTTACAGATCTCACGCCAAGGAAGTCCTCTATAAAGCTCATGATCCAGGAAGAGCTTACAAAACTAGCCGATGAGgcggatgatgaagaagatggaGAAGGCGATGCAGAAAAAGATGAAACCCAGTCTGCTGGGCAAGAGGTAGAAGCCTGACGAACAAAATGGAATATGACTGCATGGAAATACTgtagttatttatttaccttttgACTTGACCTTTGCCTGCATGTACTATTTAGTGTCTCCGACTTAGCTTGCTGTAATTTCTTGCTAGCATTTGTTTGCTAGCAAGCAAAATAGTAAATTCAAACCAGTGAAGGTGTAACTGTCAAAGTTGTGCTGCTGGATTGCAGCTTTTTATGTAATACATTTAACATATTTTGTaggaattttcttttcttttaatagaACTGACCTTTTGTGGATGATCGATGTGTTGGGCCGTCCACCTACCTTTTCACAACTTGATATGTAATAAGTACTTTAAGCAAAGTTATGGCACTGATAATTGGttatgatttttgaaatttgactATTTGATTAGGTGCTTCTCTGGGGCCTCAATTTTGTATATTAGCGTTTATCATTTGCTACCCATTGAAGTGACTGCACCATGCATGGAGGGGCCCTATTGATTAAAGCCATTTAAATGCTGAAGTGCTTGTAACGTCTAGTATTTGTAGTAGGGTCAAGATTGTCTGTATGCGGATCCAGATATcattgtattttgtttgtaaactTGGTACGACATAAACGTTTAGAACCGGTACAGGATGTCTTTATGATTTCACTTTTAGCCAGTTCTTTCACCTATATGCAAGTATTGCTATACTGACATATAcattatgaataaaattctgCATTTAGATTTCTCTTTCTTGCAAGAGAATTGCAACAATCACATATCAGGGTTTTGGAGTTTCGAAGAGCCATTACAGTTCTTCCTCTtagtttcttgtttttttggtgGACCAAACTGTTTCTGATGATTTCAGCCCTCACCCTCAATCACATGGTATGTTTAGTACGTTTCATGGGGTGTTTCATGATTACATGATACCGAGTCATGTCTGGTTAAACAAAGACATAAATGAACTTTGTAAGGTCCTGTATGGCACTTTGAAGTCCATTGCTTACTTTTTATTCAAAGATGAAAAGAGTGTTGCTGTTTGTTGCAATGTAATAGACTTTGTTTTTGGCCCATGGTACTGCTCTCTACCATGTGAGAGCACAGACTACTAGTCTTGGTCAATCGAAAGCAAATCTGTCTAGTCGACTACAAAATTCTTCCATTGTTTAACCAGTAGCCAAATATTATTCCATCTTTATTGACAAAAATGTTAGGATGAGAAACACTACAAGTCACAACATCAATGATCTAGTTTTTGATAAGGAGA includes the following:
- the LOC107434063 gene encoding DEK domain-containing chromatin-associated protein 4, coding for MGEEDAATKTAETVANGTAPQEKVCEAVSENRKEENNGLKEMEVDKKHDENAEPDIMDEDTKVKKSKDETLKEGTEEPKAEPIEKETGRNEKNIEVKEVAKEKIDGPKEEEVKKDDEELKKDEEEEEKKGEEEVRKKDDDKEEEKINEEEEEKINKEEEEKKDEEEEEKKDEEEDEKNGEEEEEAKEKKGSKKRGKGKSVERSRKKRKELELKKEPEARTPLTDRPVRERKSVERLVASIEKEAVKEFHIEKGRGTPLKDIPNVAFKLSRRKLDDTFKLLHTILFGRRGKAFQVKSNISRFSGFVWRENNEEKQKIKVKEKLDKCNKEKLLEFCDVLDISIAKTTTRKEDIVTKLLDFLVAPHATTDVLLAEKEKSSKGKKRKRMTKGNSTSSEGTTKKRSAKNRRKNGDASKADEKKNAPDTEDESEEDEEEEKEEQEEQEHEEEENVEETENGITEKSEDEMPEHSESEDKSDSEEESEEEVEKNKRSSKTSSRRKVSAGKAKTKKNTVSNKSSPPPKKTPKRPSTKRTKVDDDSDSSPKVFSRKKKNEKVTKASTPRKSASKEKTGKRVAKQKEKSKEQGPTDDKLREAICEILKEVDFNTATFTDILKQLAQQFVTDLTPRKSSIKLMIQEELTKLADEADDEEDGEGDAEKDETQSAGQEVEA